DNA sequence from the Methanomassiliicoccales archaeon genome:
CGCTCGTTCCAAGCTCTCCTCGACGAAATTGGATGAGGATTCCCAGCATCCTCTGGAGGATTGGATATGCAATAAGGTGGCGGTCGAGGCCAAAAAGGAGCCAGAACTGAGACGGGCCATAGGAAGAGTGAGAGCAGAAGAAGTGGACTTGGAAGCTCTTCGAGAATACCAGTTGTTCAGAGTAAGGCAGCAGTTACGCTACACCCAACAGAATAGCTATTATTACAAAAAGAAATTGAAGGAGGCAGGCATCAATCCTTCAGTCATCAAGGAATTCTCCGACCTGACTAAAATACCCATTACAGAGCCTAAGGACCTAGCTGAAGATTCCATGGGTTTCCTTTGCGTCTCTCAGACTAAAGTGATGCGAGCCTTTACCACATCCGGCACCTCTGGCAATCGCAAAAGGCTATTCTACACCCGCGCAGACGTGCTCAACATCGTTGACGCCATCGCCGCCGCTTTGAAGGATGTGGGAATGAAGAAGAATGATACCCTGCAGATAATGTTCCCCACGGTAGCAGCTTGGGATCCTGGTCTAATGCTGGAGAGCGCCTGCAAGGTAGCAGGTCTGAATGCTGTGAATGCCTCTACCATCGACATTCAAGAGCAATTGCGCATCATGAAGGAACATAGAACGACCATGATGATCGGCCTCACCTCTTTCCTCTATCGATTGACTATCTTGGCTAAAGATAAGGAGGATCTCTCTTCCTTCGGAATAAAGGCCATAATCTGCTCGGCCGAGCCACTACCTGAGGCCATGCGCCGAGAGCTTGAGAGTGCTTGGGGGTGCAAGGCTCTAAGTCAATATGGAATGACGGAGATGGGCCTGGCCACGACGATAGAGTGTCAGGCACAAGACGGGATGCACGTGGACATGGCGGACTATCTGCCAGAGGTGGTAAATCCGAAGACGGGCGAGCATGTTGGGAATAGAGAAGAAGGAGAGCTCATCTGGACCAGCCTCAACTTCGAGGGGAGCCCTTTGATCCGCTATAGATCCTATGACCTGTCCATGCGCATCGACCCACCCTGCGGTTGTGGAATGAGCGTTTTGGGCAAAATCGGAAAGATCAAGGGACGTATGGACATGCAATCGAAAATAGGCCTGGGGGATAAGGTCTATCCCCTTCTTTTCGACGA
Encoded proteins:
- a CDS encoding AMP-binding protein; amino-acid sequence: MRRLLLAIARSKLSSTKLDEDSQHPLEDWICNKVAVEAKKEPELRRAIGRVRAEEVDLEALREYQLFRVRQQLRYTQQNSYYYKKKLKEAGINPSVIKEFSDLTKIPITEPKDLAEDSMGFLCVSQTKVMRAFTTSGTSGNRKRLFYTRADVLNIVDAIAAALKDVGMKKNDTLQIMFPTVAAWDPGLMLESACKVAGLNAVNASTIDIQEQLRIMKEHRTTMMIGLTSFLYRLTILAKDKEDLSSFGIKAIICSAEPLPEAMRRELESAWGCKALSQYGMTEMGLATTIECQAQDGMHVDMADYLPEVVNPKTGEHVGNREEGELIWTSLNFEGSPLIRYRSYDLSMRIDPPCGCGMSVLGKIGKIKGRMDMQSKIGLGDKVYPLLFDEALLKIPGVLGYNATIENSGYRDLLRFRVEYSGDPKEGKKLMEESLLSLDEIRVGIENDLLEPPIVEITPPDQEHWVPKTRSLIDKRKQFD